The Eisenibacter elegans DSM 3317 sequence GAGCGTACCCAAATCGATCGGTTTTCGAAAAACAATCAGAGTGAAGCCCGCTTTTTTACCGTTACGGGCTGGCCGCGAGGGGGGCTAGCTGATGAGCAAATCTTGGAAGTAGGTGCAGGCGCAGGGCGCTTTACCCAAGTGGTATTGGCACATACCCAAGCTACGTTACATAGTGTAGACTATTCCCGTGCGCTGGAGGCCAACTACCGCAACAATGCCATTTATGGAGAACGGCTGCGCCTTTTTCAGGCCAGCATCTATGCCCTGCCTTTTGCCCCGCAGCAATTTGATAAAGTATTTTGCTTTGGCGTGCTTCAACATACCCCCGATGTAGGCCGTTCGGTGGCCTGTCTGGCGGCGATGGTCAAACCCGGCGGTGAGCTGGTGGTCGATTTTTACCCTATCCGTGGCTGGTGGACCAAGCTACACGCCAAGTACTTGCTCCGCCCTTGGGCCAAGCGCCTTTCACACGAAAAGCTCCTCAACCGCATCGAGCGCCACGCCCCTTGGATGATACGCCTCTCTCAGACCCTCCACCGAATAGGCTTAGGGATGCTGACACGGTTTGTACCCATTTGTGATTTGCGCACCCTCCCCGCCGAGCTTAGCCGCGAGCAACTGCTAGAGTGGGTAATCCTAGATACCTTCGATATGTTTTCGCCCCAATACGACCAGCCCCAGCGCATCGAGACCGTTGCCCGATGGATGACCGAGGCCGGGCTAGAGGTCGTGCAGGCTGAGTTTGTAAGCTACACCCCGGGAGGGCGCGTGGCCGTAGTCAGAGGGCAGCGGAGAAAGGCTTGAGGTTGCCTAAACGACTTTTTGGGGCTAGCGCCCGCACAGGGCAAACCTTTGGCTTGAGATAGGGCTTATCAATCTTCAAAATATAGCTCTTTGAAGTACCGGCTTGTCCATCTATAAAGCCTTGATAGACATCATAGCCCAACAACAGCATCGCAAACAAAGTAGCGTGGCCCTGTTGTAGGCTCAAAATCAACAACGGGAAAGGCAGCAAGATTGCCAAGTAGTAGACCGATAGATTTTTCATAAGCAATTAGAGGTATGATTGGTAGTCTTTAAAGCCATCGCTTGTGGGCAGAAAATAAAAAAGCGAATCCGAAAAATCGAAATTGATGGCATTGTGGTATGCCGTGGTCATTAGGCGTAAGGAGCTTTTGGGGATAGTTTGGTGAGCATATTGTTGGACAAAAACTGCCCCTCGTGAAAGGTGAAGCGCTCTTGATTGAAGAAAGATGGCGCTTCCAGCCGATTGTTGAGCATGGGTTCGGGCATCACGAAACCTTTGTTACTCATTTGCAGGCTGTTGTAGGTTTCGAGGTCGTAGCTCTGCAAGTCTGCTCCGGTATTATTGACTTCTCCTATGGCAAAGAGTTTGAGTTTTTTGAGGTACGACAGCAGCGCTGTTCGGGCTTGGTATCTGTAGGCGTTGCCTGCGCCAGCCTCTATGTTACCGAATAAAGGTGCTTTGACATCCTCTTTCAGCTTGAGGTTGAGAGCTACCTCCTCTGACTGCCGGACACCGTGTAAAAGCCTGCTGCCGGTAAAACGCTTGAGTACTTCCACTTCTTCCAGCCAATATTTTCCAATCAATCAGTACGGCATCCTCATAAATCGAGGGATTGCCCTTACTGCAAAAATCGCGGACAATAAGCCTAGGGTTGTTGGCCTGCCTAACGACTAAGTGGCCTATGGTGTAGGTGTATACTCTTTGAGTTGTAATAAACATATCATAAACTCCCCCGAAACCTGATGTTTTTTTCTTCCAGTTTCCACTCTGCCTCGTGGTATTGCTTGGATAAATACTTTGCTGAAAGTTAAAATACAACTTGGTCGTAAAAACAAGATTGTCTTCCCCGAGTTGGGCTTTGTAAGTAGCTAGGGCATTGATGTTTTGTACTGTTGCCAAAACATTGGTGTACACTATTAGTAAAGTAGTAAAGCACAAAGGATTGACTTACTCATTGTGATGTATAGTTTTTACATAAAACACCTGACCATAAAAAGAGTCTGACATTGACAGACATCATTCAAACTCAGTCCTAGGTCGCTGTGCAGGGAGGTTGTTATTCGTAATAATTAAATCTGGGAACTCCGCCTGAAGTTTGGCGATGTTTGCCCTGTTTTTGTTATAAAACTCTGCATACGCCTTATCTAAGCACTGTAATACCTCTTCGCGGCTTTTGATATCTGATTTGCTGAAATCCACACTTTTGTCCTCAGACTCCGCCAATAACTTGACAGATGTCAAGATAATGTTCACTTCTTTTTGCGCATCTTCTACTGCTACAATAAGCCCCGGTAGTCCGTTAAACTTCCAAGGTCCGGCTGCGCTAGGGATATCCAATGTATACCAAGCTGTATATTTTCTGCCTCTGAAAACAGTGTGTGCTGATTTGCAATTCAACCCTTCTAACATTTTATTTTCATTGCCAAGAACCCAGTTTTGGCGTACAATATCAGGGTATACAACTGGTTGATTCTGTCTGCAAAACTCCCTGATCATCATATTGCCTGTATTGAGACTGGTACTGACAAGGTATCCTTGGGCATCAGTATAGACAATTTGCAACTTTGATATGTTATCGTCTAGCACCCACTTACTGCGCTCGTTTGCCTTATAG is a genomic window containing:
- a CDS encoding GLPGLI family protein, coding for MSLYLINTALWAQVVGYAEYKIKLAEDDFDFEASLYFNQNNSLFNYKANERSKWVLDDNISKLQIVYTDAQGYLVSTSLNTGNMMIREFCRQNQPVVYPDIVRQNWVLGNENKMLEGLNCKSAHTVFRGRKYTAWYTLDIPSAAGPWKFNGLPGLIVAVEDAQKEVNIILTSVKLLAESEDKSVDFSKSDIKSREEVLQCLDKAYAEFYNKNRANIAKLQAEFPDLIITNNNLPAQRPRTEFE
- a CDS encoding class I SAM-dependent methyltransferase, giving the protein MLAYIHPDTGAALTLRPEGFYTDQGQCLPFRSGVYHIAQDEGYTESFGFQWNRFERTQIDRFSKNNQSEARFFTVTGWPRGGLADEQILEVGAGAGRFTQVVLAHTQATLHSVDYSRALEANYRNNAIYGERLRLFQASIYALPFAPQQFDKVFCFGVLQHTPDVGRSVACLAAMVKPGGELVVDFYPIRGWWTKLHAKYLLRPWAKRLSHEKLLNRIERHAPWMIRLSQTLHRIGLGMLTRFVPICDLRTLPAELSREQLLEWVILDTFDMFSPQYDQPQRIETVARWMTEAGLEVVQAEFVSYTPGGRVAVVRGQRRKA